One Candidatus Omnitrophota bacterium DNA window includes the following coding sequences:
- a CDS encoding lysophospholipid acyltransferase family protein, which translates to MRILGGLILLLPLAWVRFLGAGVGFLAWLFLPKVRRQALRNLGNSLGRDYSRGKRRKICRSMFMHLGIVIAELLWFPRLKPGHLDSLAWVEGLEHLHRVLREGKGCVFVTPHMGNWELTGAYCAMKGYPLHVIAREIYYEPYNRWLVSLRSSKGVKTLYRHTRQTFRASLKALARNELIAILPDQDVDSVDGVFVQFFGAPAWTPTGPVSMALASGAPILPAVTVREKGHYKIVLEEPIYVESSGDHRRDFERYTAQYTRIFEKHIRRHPDQWVWLHKRWKTRQPEVAREAEVQSA; encoded by the coding sequence ATGAGAATCCTGGGGGGGCTGATCCTGCTCCTGCCGTTGGCTTGGGTTCGTTTTTTGGGGGCGGGAGTGGGCTTTTTGGCCTGGCTTTTTTTACCCAAAGTGCGGCGCCAGGCTCTCCGGAATCTGGGCAATAGCCTGGGCAGGGATTATTCCCGCGGGAAGCGCCGGAAGATCTGCCGGTCCATGTTCATGCACTTGGGCATTGTGATCGCCGAACTCCTGTGGTTCCCGAGACTGAAGCCCGGGCATTTGGATTCCCTGGCCTGGGTGGAGGGCTTGGAACACTTGCACCGCGTTCTGCGCGAAGGCAAGGGCTGCGTGTTTGTGACTCCGCATATGGGCAACTGGGAGCTTACGGGTGCTTACTGCGCCATGAAAGGCTATCCATTGCATGTGATCGCGCGCGAGATTTACTATGAGCCCTACAATCGCTGGCTGGTTAGTTTGCGCAGCTCCAAAGGGGTCAAGACTCTGTACCGCCACACGCGCCAGACTTTTCGCGCTTCACTCAAGGCCTTGGCCCGCAATGAGCTGATTGCGATTCTGCCTGATCAGGATGTGGACAGTGTGGACGGCGTCTTTGTGCAGTTTTTCGGGGCTCCGGCTTGGACCCCGACGGGACCGGTGTCCATGGCCTTAGCCTCGGGCGCGCCTATTCTTCCGGCCGTGACTGTGCGGGAGAAAGGCCATTACAAGATTGTGTTGGAAGAGCCGATTTACGTGGAAAGCAGCGGAGACCATCGCCGGGATTTTGAACGTTATACTGCTCAGTACACGCGCATCTTTGAAAAGCATATTCGCCGGCACCCGGATCAGTGGGTCTGGCTGCATAAGCGCTGGAAGACCCGTCAGCCTGAAGTCGCAAGAGAAGCAGAGGTCCAAAGCGCATGA